One window of Dama dama isolate Ldn47 chromosome 30, ASM3311817v1, whole genome shotgun sequence genomic DNA carries:
- the EEF1AKMT1 gene encoding EEF1A lysine methyltransferase 1: MSDSEDEGPPQLSSYALAALQEFYAEQQQHHSDLRGDDKYNIGIIEENWQLSQFWYSPETALRLAEDAIAAAGEGGRIACVSAPSVYQKLRERHRDDVSVCIFEYDRRFAVYGEDFVYYDYKSPVDLPERIATHSFDIVVADPPYLSEECLRKMSETIKLLTRGKILLCTGAVMEEAAAKLLGVKMCKFIPEHTRTLGNEFRCFVNYDSELDRDLSLQLPGQEGPK, from the exons atgagtgaCTCCGAAGACGAGGGCCCCCCCCAGCTTTCTTCCTACGCCCTCGCAGCTCTGCAGGAATTTTatgctgagcagcagcagcaccactcTGACCTCCGTGGTGACGACAAGTATAACATCGGGATAATAGAAGAGAACTGG CAGCTGAGCCAGTTCTGGTACAGCCCGGAGACAGCCCTGCGCCTTGCTGAGGACGCCATAGCAGCTGCCGGGGAGGGCGGCAG AATAGCGTGTGTGAGCGCCCCCAGCGTCTACCAGAAGCTGAGAGAGCGGCACAGAGACGATGTCTCCGTCTGCATCTTTGAGTACGACCGCAGGTTTGCCGTATACGGAGAGGACTTTGTCTACTATGACTACAAGAGCCCTGTGGACTTACCTGAGAGGATCGCCACACACAGCTTTGACATTGTCGTAGCAGATCCCCCCTATCTCTCGGAGGAATGTCTTAGGAAAATGTCGGAAACCATCAAGCTCCTGACCCGGGGCAAGATCCTGCTGTGCACAG GTGCTGTCATGGAGGAGGCGGCAGCAAAACTGCTTGGAGTGAAGATGTGCAAGTTTATTCCAGAACACACTCGCACCCTGGGAAACGAGTTTCGATGTTTTGTGAATTATGACTCTGAGCTGGACCGTGATCTGTCATTGCAGCTCCCAGGGCAGGAAGGACCCAAGTGA